One Elaeis guineensis isolate ETL-2024a chromosome 10, EG11, whole genome shotgun sequence genomic window carries:
- the LOC105053335 gene encoding LOW QUALITY PROTEIN: uncharacterized protein (The sequence of the model RefSeq protein was modified relative to this genomic sequence to represent the inferred CDS: inserted 1 base in 1 codon): MAETGEEKRLAREIARVLDECRLSHAVHTRKLRELSALRSSAPPGLFFPSFARALTPLFDFARRSLAAERTVRFVSAFAALPDAKDAATSGAFLEEFLRFLLVASGAANRTARFRSCQIISEIIMRLPDDAEVSDRLWDEVIDNIKERVGDKVPAIRAFAVRALSRFANDVESGDILNLFLQTLSQEQNAEVRKTIVLSLPPSNATTEAIVGSTLDVSESVRRSAYCVLASKFPLQSLSIKHRTIILRRGLSDRSSSVTKECLKMLKDEWLTKSCGGDPIALLRFLDVETYESVGEAVMEALLKDGIVRVQEGQSIRQYLNSSNKSEGEFTSSVQLMEAEVSLYWKTVCRHLQTQAQAKGSDAATTTGTEAAVYASEASDNNDLLEGILPVTISDYVDLVRAHLSAGPNYHFTCRQLLLLGAILDFSDTANRKIAGAFVQELLLRPLEYEVDDDGSKIVIGDGVSLGGERDWARAVSELARKVHASTGEFEAVVTSVVEELARPCRDRTADYMHWIHCLAVTGLLLENIDSLWSLHGKAIEPSELLHSLLLPGVKQIHVDVQRVATRCLCLYGLLERSPSEELVKQLRLSFINGPAPVSIMASKALIDLATWHGPQAVDKATGMDLQQSGDEKNGFISVDLSNLNEDANIGLLDLLYSGLDKNDWGANVEGDDHESVHAVLGEGFAKFLLLSENYPTISTWLHPLILCKLISLYFCDETKDLQRLKQCLSVFFEHYSALSRNHKKCVSRAFIPVMRSMWPGIYGNPGGSSIVVSKLRKRAIQASRFMLQMMQTPLFSKEYVEERSSEISSESLSSSVQLSHDFDSGEEGLAIRIASEVASCPDKKSPAGKSYLSALCKIALLIQFRSSEQGAIKCMRGXLNSMIISSSTDKEAVKELIRMAARLKSLDDHPDEELSQEQANVIFGKLGLDGSLKMDTSAVPPPSVLRSARTAPHRRRVRREASPDPDDEEISSVPEVLTTPSLASMRSQRASKTAAMSKITTKTTCELSDDEEDGESNVTSEGTSD, from the exons ATGGCGGAGACGGGGGAAGAGAAGCGGCTGGCCCGCGAGATCGCGAGGGTTCTGGACGAGTGCCGGCTCTCCCACGCCGTGCACACCCGGAAGCTGAGAGAGCTCTCCGCCCTCCGCTCCTCCGCCCCTCCCGgcctcttcttcccttccttcgcCCGAGCCCTGACCCCTCTCTTCGACTTCGCCCGCCGCTCCCTCGCCGCCGAGCGCACCGTCCGATTCGTCTCCGCCTTCGCCGCCCTTCCCGACGCCAAGGACGCGGCCACCTCTGGTGCCTTCCTGGAGGAGTTCCTCCGGTTCCTCCTCGTCGCCTCCGGTGCTGCGAACCGGACCGCCAGGTTCCGGTCGTGCCAGATCATCTCCGAG ATTATAATGCGATTGCCAGATGATGCGGAGGTGAGTGACCGGCTATGGGATGAGGTGATCGACAACATAAAAGAGCGGGTTGGAGACAAAGTCCCTGCAATCCGTGCTTTTGCAGTGCGTGCTCTATCACGATTTGCCAATGATGTCGAGAGTGGTGACATTCTCAATCTCTTCCTACAAACTCTGTCTCAAGAACAAAATGCT GAGGTTCGGAAAACAATAGTATTATCTCTGCCCCCTTCGAATGCCACGACTGAGGCAATTGTTGGGTCCACGCTTGATGTGAGTGAGTCAGTGCGCAGATCAGCATATTGTGTCCTGGCAAGTAAATTTCCACTTCAAAGTCTTAG catCAAGCATAGGACCATTATCCTTCGGAGGGGGCTTTCAGACAGATCTTCATCTGTAACAAAAGAATGTTTAAAGATGCTGAAAGATGAGTGGCTTACAAAGTCTTGTGGGGGAGATCCAATTGCCCTTTTGAGGTTTCTTGATGTAGAGACTTATGAGTCAGTTGGAGAAGCTGTGATGGAGGCCCTTCTAAAAGATGGCATTGTGCGAGTTCAAGAAGGTCAGAGCATCAGACAGTATTTGAATTCTTCTAATAAAAGTGAAG GGGAATTCACTTCTAGTGTTCAGCTTATGGAAGCAGAGGTTTCTCTTTATTGGAAAACTGTCTGTAGGCATCTTCAAACTCAAGCTCAA GCTAAAGGTTCCGATGCTGCAACTACTACAGGCACTGAAGCTGCAGTATATGCATCAGAAGCATCAGACAACAATGACCTTTTAGAGGGTATCCTTCCTGTTACAATATCTGACTATGTCGATTTAGTGAGGGCACACCTTTCTGCAG GACCAAATTATCATTTCACATGCCGGCAGCTACTACTACTTGGTGCCATACTTGATTTCTCAGATACTGCAAACAGGAAGATTGCTGGAGCTTTTGTGCAGGAACTTTTACTTAGGCCTCTAGAATATGAAGTTGATGATGATGGGAGTAAGATTGTCATAGGAGATGGAGTTAGTCTTGGTGGGGAAAGGGACTGGGCGAGAGCAGTGTCAGAATTGGCTAGAAAAGTGCATGCTTCTACAGGTGAATTTGAAGCAGTCGTCACCAGTGTAGTTGAGGAGCTTGCTCGTCCTTGCAGAGATAGAACTGCTGATTACATGCACTGGATACATTGCCTTGCAGTGACTGGACTTCTCTTGGAGAACATTGATTCTCTGTGGAGCCTCCATGGAAAAGCCATTGAACCTTCTGAGTTACTACATTCTTTGTTGCTTCCAGGG GTGAAACAGATTCATGTCGATGTCCAAAGGGTTGCTACGAGATGCCTTTGCCTCTACGGACTGTTAGAAAGGAGCCCAAGTGAAGAGCTAGTAAAGCAGTTACGCCTCTCCTTTATTAATGGCCCTGCTCCAGTCAGTATCATGGCTAGTAAGGCACTAATTGATCTTGCCACATGGCATGGTCCTCAGGCAGTTGACAAGGCCACTGGGATGGATCTGCAACAATCTGGTGATGAAAAAAATGGATTTATTTCAGTGGATTTATCAAATTTAAACGAGGATGCAAACATTGGATTACTCGACCTATTGTACTCtggacttgataaaaatgattggGGTGCCAATGTTGAAGGTGATGATCATGAAAGTGTTCATGCTGTTCTTGGAGAGGGATTTGCAAAGTTTCTTCTGCTCAGTGAGAATTATCCAACCATATCCACTTGGTTACATCCTTTGATTTTATGCAAGCTCATCAGCTTGTATTTCTGTGATGAAACGAAGGACCTTCAAAG GTTAAAGCAATGCTTATCTGTGTTCTTTGAGCATTATTCAGCACTCTCACGCAATCACAAG AAGTGTGTCTCCAGAGCTTTCATTCCTGTCATGCGATCTATGTGGCCAGGTATTTATGGTAATCCAGGGGGATCTAGCATTGTGGTGTCGAAATTGAGAAAGCGTGCAATCCAAGCGTCACGTTTCATGTTGCAAATGATGCAAACTCCTTTGTTCTCAAAAGAATATGTGGAAGAGCGATCCAGTGAGATAAGTTCCGAAAGCCTTTCTAGTTCAGTTCAGTTATCACATGACTTTGATAGCGGGGAGGAGGGCCTTGCAATTCGTATTGCTTCCGAA GTGGCAAGCTGCCCGGATAAGAAGAGCCCCGCTGGAAAATCATACCTCTCAGCGCTTTGTAAGATAGCTTTGTTGATACAGTTCCGATCATCAGAACAAGGGGCAATCAAGTGCATGAGGG TGCTGAACAGCATGATCATATCTTCGTCAACTGACAAGGAAGCTGTTAAAGAACTAATTCGAATGGCAGCACGCCTTAAATCTCTTGATGATCACCCAGACGAAGAACTGTCCCAGGAGCAAGCTAATGTTATTTTTG GGAAGCTAGGTTTGGATGGTAGCCTTAAAATGGATACATCAGCAGTGCCGCCACCGTCAGTGCTGCGATCGGCCAGAACTGCTCCACATAGGAGAAGAGTAAGGCGCGAAGCTTCTCCTGATCCTGATGATGAAGAGATTTCATCCGTCCCTGAAGTTTTAACGACTCCTAGCTTGGCCAGCATGCGCTCTCAGAGGGCAAGCAAGACGGCAGCAATGAGTAAGATAACCACCAAAACTACCTGTGAACTGTCGGACGATGAAGAGGATGGAGAATCGAATGTAACATCTGAAGGGACTTCAGATTAA
- the LOC105053193 gene encoding uncharacterized protein, translating into MALEWVVLGYAAGAEAIMLLFLTLPGLDGLRRGIVAVVRSALKPLLSVVPFCLFLLMDIYWKYETRPTCDQEHACTPAEHLRHQKSIMKSQRNALLIAAALLLYWLLFAVTSLIVRLNQLNQRIEKLKRQD; encoded by the coding sequence ATGGCTTTGGAGTGGGTGGTGCTGGGGTACGCGGCGGGGGCGGAGGCGATCATGCTGCTGTTCCTGACCCTCCCGGGGCTGGATGGGCTCCGGCGGGGGATAGTGGCCGTCGTGCGTAGCGCGCTGAAGCCGCTGCTTTCGGTGGTGCCCTTCTGCCTCTTCCTCCTTATGGATATCTACTGGAAGTACGAGACCCGGCCGACGTGCGATCAGGAGCATGCCTGCACCCCGGCCGAGCACCTCCGCCACCAGAAGTCGATCATGAAGAGCCAGCGCAACGCGCTCCTCATCGCCGCCGCGCTCCTCCTCTACTGGCTCCTCTTCGCCGTCACCAGCCTTATCGTCCGCCTCAACCAGCTCAACCAACGTATCGAGAAGCTCAAGAGGCAGGATTGA